In Thalassospira sp. ER-Se-21-Dark, one genomic interval encodes:
- a CDS encoding GNAT family N-acetyltransferase, protein MADGDKTIEISLDRSRIDLEYCYDFIAASYWAAGRTRGEFDRSVEMSFPVGAYCDGRQVGFARVVSDQIAIAYVADVFVDPDYRRMGIAAKMIDALHSHPELKRVKRWLLATADMQPLYRLHGYADLDDMMMMRLDEDARDRDPLR, encoded by the coding sequence ATGGCAGATGGCGACAAAACCATTGAAATCAGCCTGGATCGGTCACGGATCGATCTTGAGTATTGCTATGATTTTATCGCTGCGTCCTATTGGGCCGCCGGGCGGACGCGCGGTGAGTTTGACCGATCTGTCGAGATGTCATTTCCTGTCGGCGCCTATTGCGATGGCCGTCAGGTCGGTTTTGCGCGCGTGGTCAGCGATCAGATCGCCATTGCCTATGTTGCCGATGTGTTTGTCGATCCGGATTATCGCCGCATGGGCATTGCCGCCAAAATGATCGATGCGTTGCATAGTCACCCGGAACTAAAGCGTGTGAAACGCTGGCTTCTGGCGACAGCGGACATGCAGCCGCTTTATCGTTTGCATGGCTATGCCGATCTCGACGATATGATGATGATGCGTCTTGATGAGGACGCACGGGACCGCGATCCATTACGCTAG
- a CDS encoding HAMP domain-containing methyl-accepting chemotaxis protein, which translates to MAEPKRSGASVGRKVIFVIVGLLVVGFAAMMTIQTVSQRNAMIEIMYNESVEKTEMLSTAVQPGFIAMDGASVEKEFRKITDKEGSQLASLIAANPDGDAIGTYQSETLKKHELASLIEPYLGQLENKEVISFISEDAVIVGAPITKYSKRRDEDQYRGMLVTAWSLDRVNAEVQQAVIIQVALAAAILVVLLGVTWFVLRHQILTPMVKINGAMRSLVDGELDVDIPGLKRNDEIGEMASSVEIFKENAKRVAQLDREREQERERAEAKRREAMAALAGRFEQTVMGVVDGVSGASGEMQEVAQTMVAAVQQNEAGSQAVVAAVEQANHSVETVASAAEQLAVSIRDISARVNETSNITANASTEANRVNEMVQGLDVSAQKVGEVVQIIQAIAEQTNLLALNATIEAARAGDAGKGFAVVANEVKNLANQTARATEDISEQISGIQGSTQQAVGAIDGITGIIANLNDIASEVAAAVEEQGQATTEISTSVQQAVQSTQEVSNHIREMQEAARQTGEAAHQVLGASDKLNSQSGTLRGEVGNFLNEVRAS; encoded by the coding sequence ATGGCCGAACCTAAAAGATCCGGTGCCTCCGTCGGACGTAAAGTGATTTTTGTGATTGTGGGACTTCTCGTCGTTGGTTTCGCCGCGATGATGACCATCCAGACCGTCTCGCAACGCAATGCCATGATCGAAATCATGTACAATGAATCGGTCGAAAAAACCGAAATGCTGTCAACTGCGGTTCAGCCGGGCTTCATCGCCATGGACGGCGCATCGGTCGAAAAGGAATTCCGCAAGATAACCGACAAGGAAGGCTCGCAGCTGGCAAGCCTGATCGCGGCAAATCCTGATGGTGATGCCATCGGGACCTATCAGTCAGAAACACTCAAAAAGCATGAGCTGGCATCCCTGATCGAGCCATATCTCGGGCAGCTTGAAAACAAGGAAGTCATCAGCTTCATTTCCGAAGATGCCGTGATCGTCGGTGCCCCGATTACCAAATACTCCAAGCGCCGCGACGAAGATCAGTATCGTGGCATGCTGGTTACCGCCTGGTCACTTGATCGCGTCAATGCCGAAGTCCAGCAGGCCGTTATCATTCAGGTCGCCCTGGCTGCGGCCATTCTGGTGGTTCTGCTCGGCGTCACATGGTTTGTCCTGCGCCATCAGATCCTGACCCCGATGGTTAAAATCAATGGCGCGATGCGGTCGCTTGTCGATGGCGAACTGGATGTCGATATCCCGGGCCTCAAGCGCAATGACGAAATCGGCGAAATGGCCTCATCGGTCGAAATATTCAAGGAAAACGCCAAGCGCGTCGCCCAGCTTGATCGTGAACGCGAACAGGAACGCGAACGTGCCGAGGCCAAGCGTCGCGAAGCCATGGCGGCCCTTGCCGGCCGGTTTGAACAAACCGTCATGGGTGTGGTCGATGGCGTATCTGGCGCATCTGGCGAAATGCAGGAAGTCGCCCAGACGATGGTGGCCGCCGTGCAACAAAACGAAGCCGGATCACAGGCAGTGGTCGCCGCGGTTGAGCAGGCCAATCACAGTGTCGAAACCGTCGCAAGTGCGGCCGAACAGCTTGCTGTTTCGATCCGCGATATCAGCGCGCGGGTAAATGAAACTTCGAACATCACTGCCAATGCCTCGACCGAGGCAAACCGGGTCAACGAAATGGTTCAGGGTCTTGATGTCTCGGCCCAGAAAGTCGGCGAGGTCGTCCAGATCATTCAGGCAATTGCCGAACAGACCAACTTGCTGGCACTTAACGCCACCATCGAGGCCGCCCGTGCCGGTGATGCCGGCAAGGGCTTTGCCGTGGTCGCCAACGAGGTCAAAAACCTCGCCAATCAGACCGCGCGTGCGACCGAGGATATCTCCGAACAGATTTCCGGTATTCAGGGCTCGACCCAGCAGGCGGTTGGCGCGATTGACGGGATCACCGGCATTATTGCCAACCTGAATGACATCGCGTCCGAAGTGGCGGCTGCGGTCGAAGAACAGGGTCAGGCAACCACGGAAATCTCGACCTCGGTTCAGCAGGCCGTTCAAAGCACGCAGGAAGTGTCCAACCACATCCGCGAAATGCAGGAAGCCGCCCGCCAGACCGGCGAAGCCGCCCATCAGGTATTGGGCGCGTCTGACAAGCTTAACAGCCAGTCGGGCACGCTGCGCGGTGAGGTTGGCAACTTCCTTAATGAAGTGCGCGCAAGCTAA
- a CDS encoding tetratricopeptide repeat protein: MAKAATTRKKRPARKASKPSADNVAAKQDDPVISAKDATAKTEEVVSSDQSMPSAKNGDAAVQRRQVISDLFQRGLAAHQAGQIDDAIRLYSTALRQNPNQPDVWNNLGVALRRSKKFEAALIAYRRAADLRPGNAGLWSNMGNCLREMMRFDEALVAHNKALELDDTVKSHTFNTGLVYRDMNRFEEALDYFERALAIDPDYVDANWDKSLAHLALGNYAEGWAGYETRRKLADNPIRPLETAPEWDGKADLRGKRILLRAEQGFGDMIQFARFVPLVAQKAAHVILECRKELIPIMKTVSGVGTIVEKGRPLPEFDVHVPLLSLPHVMGIGSKELQKISTDSYISAPQGKRARLAPPPGTVLKVGLIWAGKLNPRDRSCPLETLLPILSAKGAAFYSFQIDDRRADIDKLGLHAFVTDLGDHIHDFGDSAALMQAMDLVITIDSSPAHLAGALGVPVWMLQLYTTDWRWMVHRADSPWYPTLRIYRQDNPGDWSSAIQKLGSDFSTLLQARMNAQ; encoded by the coding sequence ATGGCGAAAGCGGCGACAACGCGCAAAAAACGACCGGCAAGAAAGGCATCAAAGCCGTCTGCGGACAACGTGGCGGCCAAACAGGATGATCCGGTGATTTCGGCCAAGGATGCCACCGCGAAAACCGAAGAAGTTGTCAGCAGCGATCAAAGCATGCCGTCGGCCAAAAATGGTGATGCCGCGGTTCAGCGCCGCCAGGTGATCAGTGATCTGTTTCAACGCGGTCTTGCTGCCCATCAGGCCGGCCAGATTGATGATGCCATCCGCCTTTACAGCACGGCCCTTCGCCAGAACCCCAATCAACCGGATGTGTGGAACAACCTTGGCGTGGCGCTTCGTCGCAGCAAGAAGTTCGAGGCAGCCCTCATTGCCTATCGACGGGCCGCAGACTTGCGCCCCGGCAATGCCGGCTTGTGGTCGAATATGGGCAATTGCCTGCGCGAAATGATGCGCTTTGACGAGGCACTTGTTGCGCACAACAAGGCGCTTGAACTCGATGACACGGTGAAGTCGCATACGTTTAATACCGGCCTTGTGTATCGCGATATGAACCGCTTTGAAGAGGCGCTTGACTATTTCGAGCGTGCGCTTGCGATTGATCCCGATTATGTCGATGCCAACTGGGACAAGTCGCTGGCGCATCTTGCGCTTGGCAACTATGCCGAAGGTTGGGCGGGGTACGAGACGCGCCGCAAACTTGCCGATAATCCGATCCGGCCGCTTGAAACAGCGCCCGAATGGGATGGCAAGGCTGATCTTCGCGGCAAACGCATTTTGCTGCGGGCCGAGCAGGGCTTTGGCGACATGATCCAGTTTGCCCGCTTCGTGCCGCTGGTGGCTCAAAAGGCCGCACATGTGATCCTTGAATGCCGCAAGGAACTGATCCCGATCATGAAGACCGTTTCGGGTGTGGGTACCATTGTGGAAAAGGGCCGGCCGCTTCCGGAATTTGATGTGCATGTGCCACTTTTAAGCCTGCCGCATGTGATGGGCATCGGATCCAAAGAGCTTCAGAAAATCTCGACCGATAGCTACATCTCCGCGCCGCAGGGCAAACGTGCGCGATTGGCACCGCCGCCGGGGACGGTGCTTAAGGTCGGGCTGATCTGGGCGGGCAAGCTTAATCCGCGGGATCGGTCCTGCCCGCTCGAAACCTTGCTGCCGATTTTGTCGGCCAAGGGGGCAGCGTTTTACAGCTTCCAGATTGATGATCGCCGGGCAGATATCGACAAGCTTGGCCTGCATGCCTTTGTCACCGACCTTGGCGATCATATTCATGATTTCGGCGACAGTGCCGCATTGATGCAGGCGATGGATCTGGTGATCACGATTGACAGCTCACCCGCCCATCTGGCAGGCGCGCTTGGCGTACCGGTCTGGATGTTGCAGCTTTACACCACCGACTGGCGCTGGATGGTGCATCGGGCAGATAGCCCGTGGTATCCGACCTTGCGGATCTATCGTCAGGACAATCCCGGCGACTGGTCATCGGCGATCCAGAAACTCGGCAGTGATTTTTCAACCCTGCTGCAAGCGCGGATGAACGCGCAGTAA
- the gpt gene encoding xanthine phosphoribosyltransferase produces MSEAAYNKGFPVSWEQMHRDARALAWRLLEKGPFKGIVAITRGGLVPAAIIARELDIRLIDTVCVRSYSDKTRGDLEWLKDIKGDGTDMLIIDDLVDTGKTAKAVREKLPHAHFATVYAKPLGREIVDSFVTEVSQDTWIYFPWDMELSVNAPISERVR; encoded by the coding sequence GTGAGCGAAGCTGCTTATAACAAAGGTTTCCCGGTTTCCTGGGAACAGATGCATCGCGATGCCCGTGCACTTGCATGGCGACTGTTGGAAAAAGGCCCGTTCAAGGGAATCGTGGCAATCACCCGTGGCGGTCTTGTACCGGCGGCAATCATTGCCCGCGAACTTGATATTCGCCTTATTGATACGGTGTGCGTACGCAGCTACTCTGACAAGACGCGTGGCGATCTGGAATGGCTGAAAGATATCAAGGGTGACGGCACCGATATGCTGATCATTGATGATCTGGTCGATACCGGCAAAACCGCCAAGGCTGTGCGCGAAAAACTGCCGCATGCGCATTTCGCAACGGTTTATGCCAAGCCACTTGGCCGTGAAATCGTTGACAGCTTTGTGACCGAAGTCTCACAGGATACCTGGATTTACTTCCCCTGGGACATGGAACTGTCGGTCAACGCCCCGATCTCTGAACGCGTTCGTTAA
- a CDS encoding PQQ-dependent sugar dehydrogenase codes for MAVTALSLSAQAQQVSERLARVQSMLTAESGYRLSVFAEVSNARTIAVAPELNGAFVGTRGPNLYFVRDQDGDGVAEDVNLIADDFKLANGIAYKPGTLFVADQHRIVSYDLANFDGETLGRPRILFTNLPDERHHGWRYAALSPDGDRLFVAVGAPCNICKVSGLEGTIISIPVNGGAPDIYASGIRNSVGLSFHPETDELWFTDNGGDMLGDNIPREELNRASQSGQFYGYPWYAGNDTRSPQFSDEAVPEEVTFPEFTFNAHNAPLGFTFDGGDALVALHGSWNRTIPDGYEVVRVEFINGKPVTENPFLVGFLRSNGEVIGRPVDVKHYIDGSILISDDHASAIWRMVPEG; via the coding sequence GTGGCTGTGACGGCGCTAAGTCTCTCAGCCCAAGCCCAACAGGTTTCCGAACGGTTGGCACGCGTTCAATCGATGTTAACGGCTGAAAGCGGATATCGCCTTTCGGTCTTTGCCGAGGTCAGCAACGCCCGGACGATTGCGGTCGCCCCGGAACTTAACGGCGCTTTTGTCGGGACGCGCGGACCGAACCTTTATTTCGTGCGCGACCAGGATGGCGATGGCGTCGCCGAGGACGTCAATCTGATTGCCGATGACTTCAAGCTGGCCAACGGGATTGCCTATAAACCCGGGACCCTGTTTGTCGCCGATCAACACCGCATCGTGTCCTATGATCTTGCTAATTTTGATGGCGAGACCCTTGGTCGCCCGCGGATCCTGTTTACCAATCTGCCCGATGAACGCCATCATGGCTGGCGCTATGCCGCCCTGTCACCGGATGGCGACCGCCTGTTTGTTGCGGTCGGGGCACCGTGCAATATTTGCAAGGTCAGCGGCCTTGAAGGCACCATCATTTCCATCCCGGTTAATGGCGGGGCACCGGATATTTACGCCAGTGGCATTCGCAATTCTGTCGGGCTGAGCTTCCATCCGGAAACCGACGAGCTTTGGTTTACCGATAATGGCGGCGATATGCTGGGCGATAATATCCCGCGTGAGGAACTTAATCGCGCCAGCCAGTCTGGCCAGTTCTATGGCTATCCGTGGTATGCGGGGAACGACACCAGAAGCCCGCAATTTTCCGATGAAGCGGTGCCAGAAGAAGTCACTTTCCCGGAATTTACCTTTAATGCCCATAATGCGCCGCTTGGCTTCACCTTCGATGGCGGCGATGCGCTGGTGGCGCTGCATGGATCCTGGAACCGCACAATTCCCGATGGGTACGAGGTTGTCCGGGTCGAGTTCATCAATGGCAAACCGGTGACAGAAAACCCGTTCCTTGTTGGTTTCCTGCGCAGCAATGGCGAAGTGATCGGGCGTCCGGTCGATGTGAAACACTATATCGACGGATCGATCCTGATTTCCGATGACCATGCCAGTGCGATCTGGCGCATGGTGCCGGAAGGCTAA
- a CDS encoding sigma factor encodes MKFASTHHTNSDWQALQKGLRSFVYHRLPRDAVDDVVADILETIIRKKSDLRTAANPSAWIYAVARSKVADFYRRQRREHTALQTLNTDPTLLNHDEPHDKPGLHDCVMGFIGRLSETDQTVLEEIDINGTRQTDFATRNAIALPTVKSRVQRARNRLRDRLIACCPGDDLGNGGNSEDVGDDATACNGACQNTGACAPDRM; translated from the coding sequence ATGAAGTTTGCATCGACACATCATACAAACTCAGACTGGCAGGCCTTGCAAAAAGGCCTACGCAGTTTTGTCTATCACCGCCTGCCCCGGGACGCGGTCGACGATGTTGTTGCCGACATCCTTGAAACGATCATCCGCAAAAAATCGGATCTTCGCACGGCTGCTAATCCATCTGCTTGGATTTATGCCGTCGCACGCAGCAAGGTGGCGGACTTTTATCGGCGACAGCGGCGCGAACATACCGCACTTCAGACCCTTAATACCGATCCGACCCTGTTAAACCATGACGAGCCGCACGACAAACCCGGTTTGCATGACTGCGTGATGGGTTTCATCGGTCGACTGAGCGAAACCGACCAAACCGTTCTTGAAGAAATCGACATTAACGGCACACGGCAAACCGATTTTGCCACCCGCAATGCCATCGCCCTTCCCACGGTGAAGTCACGCGTCCAACGCGCCCGAAACCGTCTGCGCGATCGGTTGATTGCCTGTTGTCCGGGTGATGACCTGGGCAACGGAGGCAACAGTGAAGATGTCGGTGACGATGCCACGGCCTGCAATGGCGCATGCCAAAATACAGGCGCCTGTGCGCCGGACCGGATGTGA
- a CDS encoding ArsI/CadI family heavy metal resistance metalloenzyme, which yields MRLQLALNVKNLDRAVAFYSEMFASPVHKQRPGYANFEIENPPLKLVLFEHPAATENLNHIGVECLSEQAFETASARLHQSNLVTSDVAETGCCHAKQSKFWATGPDELDWEWYRILDDAPHDQSGDQQTSGAGCCGQQPGKELQPDQVCCA from the coding sequence ATGCGACTGCAACTTGCCTTGAATGTGAAAAACCTTGACCGTGCCGTTGCGTTTTACAGTGAAATGTTCGCAAGCCCGGTGCACAAACAACGGCCGGGATATGCCAATTTCGAAATTGAAAACCCGCCGCTTAAACTGGTTTTGTTCGAACACCCGGCAGCAACCGAAAACCTGAACCATATCGGTGTCGAATGTCTGAGCGAGCAGGCGTTTGAAACCGCGTCAGCGCGGCTGCATCAAAGTAATCTTGTCACCAGCGACGTTGCTGAAACCGGATGTTGTCACGCAAAGCAGTCCAAGTTCTGGGCAACAGGACCGGACGAACTTGACTGGGAGTGGTATCGTATTCTTGACGATGCGCCACATGACCAGTCTGGCGATCAACAAACGTCCGGGGCTGGCTGTTGTGGCCAACAACCGGGCAAGGAATTGCAACCAGATCAGGTGTGCTGCGCGTAA
- a CDS encoding thermonuclease family protein, whose translation MKRVTRLIILLAIPALIAIGLHWHSAPVHAADTTSQQADPAGLEARGRDVQVIDGDTILIAGQVLDIAGMDAPELGQQCLHNGSFWDCGMSSAMQLRKYFAMAPFDVHCWPGDQERAGKAGDFPIVECGIGERDVAAAMISDGEALPIAGYSHRYDRLSRDADNAGIGIHGGDMIAPSDWRVGKRLDGETGRCLFIADGKGNYLSTLDPRFADFASDTKICSDEEARDMNLNYLPPSP comes from the coding sequence GTGAAACGCGTTACCCGCCTGATCATCCTTCTTGCCATTCCGGCCTTGATTGCCATTGGCCTTCACTGGCACAGCGCCCCGGTCCATGCGGCTGACACCACGTCCCAACAGGCCGATCCGGCCGGACTGGAAGCCAGGGGCCGCGATGTTCAGGTGATTGACGGCGATACCATCTTGATTGCCGGTCAGGTGCTTGATATCGCGGGCATGGATGCGCCGGAACTCGGCCAGCAATGCCTGCATAACGGCAGTTTCTGGGACTGCGGCATGTCTTCGGCCATGCAACTGCGCAAATATTTCGCCATGGCGCCGTTTGATGTCCATTGCTGGCCCGGTGATCAGGAACGCGCTGGCAAGGCCGGTGATTTCCCCATCGTCGAATGCGGCATCGGCGAACGCGATGTGGCGGCGGCAATGATCAGCGACGGTGAAGCCCTGCCGATTGCGGGCTATTCCCATCGCTATGACCGGCTGTCGCGCGATGCCGACAATGCTGGCATCGGCATCCATGGTGGCGATATGATTGCCCCGTCTGACTGGCGGGTTGGCAAACGGCTTGACGGTGAAACCGGACGCTGCCTGTTCATCGCAGATGGCAAGGGCAATTACCTCAGCACCCTTGATCCGCGCTTTGCCGATTTTGCCTCAGATACCAAAATCTGCAGCGACGAAGAGGCACGCGACATGAACCTGAACTATCTGCCGCCATCACCTTAA
- a CDS encoding TrkH family potassium uptake protein → MFRLQPIFFVVGVMVIIIGISMMVPAAVDLAYGNPDWKIFAQASITTIGLGGMACLACRSDIGPRVTARQGYVLTVVSWIAISLTGSLPLWYSSLEISFCDAVFETVSGLTTTGSTILSGLDELPPGLLIWRSIMQWLGGIGIIVTALALLPMMRVGGMQLFQMESSDRSEKLSGRMRDMCLQIVMIYSVLTLVCIVLYRIFGMGWFDAINYGMTTLSTGGYATSDLSFAKFDTSLSLHWIAILFMFFGGLPFTAYAVFLRKRAIKAVIGNQQIRLFCLIIAGFTFLLTLRLLQISDDGFFRSLTMAAFNLVSVITTTGYASGDYLLWGPAAVMLFFFATFIGGCSGSTSGGFKMFRLYVVFTGLRAHFMRLRSPSAVVVSRIDRHEITSDIYNAVTVYVFLLTISYIAVTIALGLTGLDLITSMSAAATALANVGPGLGNIIGPAGNFQSLPDSAKWILDVAMVLGRLEFETLLVLLMPSFWRD, encoded by the coding sequence TTGTTCCGTCTGCAACCCATCTTTTTCGTTGTCGGGGTTATGGTCATTATCATCGGTATATCGATGATGGTGCCTGCTGCTGTTGATCTTGCATATGGCAATCCGGACTGGAAAATTTTTGCCCAAGCCTCGATCACGACCATCGGGCTTGGCGGTATGGCGTGTCTTGCCTGCCGATCTGATATCGGTCCGCGTGTGACAGCACGTCAGGGCTATGTCCTGACCGTGGTGTCATGGATTGCGATCAGCCTGACCGGGTCCTTGCCGCTTTGGTATTCATCGCTTGAAATCAGTTTCTGTGATGCGGTGTTTGAAACCGTATCGGGTCTGACGACGACCGGATCAACCATCCTGTCGGGTTTGGATGAATTGCCGCCGGGATTGTTGATCTGGCGATCGATCATGCAGTGGCTGGGCGGGATCGGGATCATTGTGACCGCCTTGGCCCTTTTGCCGATGATGCGGGTTGGCGGCATGCAGCTTTTCCAGATGGAAAGTTCGGATCGATCCGAAAAACTCAGTGGTCGCATGCGCGATATGTGCCTGCAGATCGTGATGATCTATTCGGTTCTGACCCTGGTGTGCATTGTGCTGTATCGCATCTTTGGCATGGGATGGTTTGATGCGATCAATTACGGCATGACGACACTGTCGACCGGTGGCTATGCCACGTCGGACCTTTCATTTGCCAAGTTTGACACCAGCCTGTCGCTGCACTGGATTGCCATCCTGTTCATGTTCTTTGGCGGTTTGCCGTTTACCGCCTATGCGGTTTTCTTGCGCAAACGGGCGATCAAGGCGGTGATCGGCAATCAGCAAATCAGATTGTTCTGCCTGATTATTGCAGGTTTTACATTTTTGCTGACCTTGCGGCTGTTGCAGATTTCAGATGACGGGTTCTTCCGGTCGCTGACCATGGCGGCGTTCAACCTTGTGTCGGTGATTACGACCACGGGCTATGCATCGGGGGATTACCTGTTGTGGGGCCCCGCCGCGGTCATGCTGTTTTTCTTTGCGACTTTTATCGGCGGCTGTTCGGGATCAACATCGGGCGGGTTCAAGATGTTTCGCCTGTATGTCGTGTTCACCGGGCTTCGTGCCCATTTCATGCGCCTGCGTAGCCCGTCTGCCGTGGTGGTCAGCCGCATTGATCGCCACGAAATCACATCCGACATCTATAACGCCGTCACTGTTTATGTATTTCTTCTGACCATCAGCTATATTGCGGTGACGATTGCCCTTGGTTTGACGGGGCTTGATCTGATTACCTCGATGAGTGCGGCCGCAACAGCACTTGCCAATGTCGGGCCGGGGCTTGGCAATATCATCGGACCGGCGGGCAATTTCCAGTCCTTGCCGGATTCCGCGAAGTGGATTTTGGATGTTGCCATGGTTCTGGGCCGTCTTGAGTTCGAGACGCTTCTTGTGCTGTTGATGCCGTCCTTCTGGCGTGACTGA
- a CDS encoding DUF3012 domain-containing protein produces the protein MKLQKTITTKIAGALAVLFLAGAVSACSPEVGSEEWCNDLKEKPKGDWTANEATDFAKHCLM, from the coding sequence ATGAAACTGCAGAAAACGATCACGACCAAAATCGCCGGGGCCCTTGCGGTCCTATTCCTGGCCGGTGCTGTTTCCGCATGCTCGCCCGAGGTGGGCAGCGAGGAATGGTGCAATGACCTTAAGGAAAAGCCGAAGGGCGACTGGACAGCAAACGAGGCGACCGATTTCGCCAAACATTGCCTGATGTGA
- a CDS encoding aspartate-semialdehyde dehydrogenase: MSAENLHVGVIGATGAVGVELINVMFDRKFPVGELTLFASERSAGKTVETKFGTKTVALFSVEEAKQCDIVFLAVSGDFAKEYAPKIAEGALVIDNSSAFRLNDDVPLIVPEINGHLAKTAKLIANPNCTTAIAAVALWPLHQAFGLKKVIVSTYQAASGAGQPGMNELREGLAAGLAGKPVPAEVFSSPLAFNVIPHIDTFQDNGYTREEMKVTWETRKIFGAPDLPVSCTAVRIPTERTHSEAIVVETEKVVTPEAAREVLAKAKGVKLVDDPANNKYPMPLTATEQYDVEVGRIRTNLIFGDHGLELFVAGDQLLKGAALNAVQIAEASIAD, from the coding sequence ATGAGTGCCGAAAATCTCCATGTCGGTGTCATTGGCGCAACCGGTGCGGTTGGCGTCGAGCTGATCAATGTAATGTTTGATCGCAAGTTCCCTGTGGGTGAACTCACCCTGTTCGCGTCAGAGCGTTCAGCGGGCAAGACCGTGGAGACTAAATTCGGCACTAAGACCGTCGCGCTGTTTTCTGTTGAAGAAGCCAAGCAGTGCGACATTGTCTTCCTTGCTGTTTCCGGTGATTTCGCCAAGGAATATGCGCCCAAGATTGCCGAAGGCGCGCTGGTGATTGATAACTCCTCGGCGTTCCGTCTGAATGACGATGTTCCGCTGATCGTGCCGGAAATCAATGGTCACCTTGCCAAAACGGCGAAACTGATCGCGAACCCGAACTGCACCACGGCGATTGCCGCAGTCGCCCTGTGGCCGCTGCATCAGGCCTTTGGCCTGAAGAAGGTGATCGTTTCGACCTATCAGGCCGCATCGGGTGCCGGTCAGCCTGGCATGAACGAACTGCGCGAAGGTCTGGCGGCTGGTCTTGCTGGCAAGCCGGTCCCGGCGGAAGTGTTTTCATCGCCGCTGGCGTTTAACGTAATCCCGCATATCGATACTTTCCAGGACAACGGCTATACCCGTGAAGAAATGAAAGTGACCTGGGAAACGCGCAAGATCTTTGGTGCGCCGGATCTTCCGGTATCGTGCACCGCGGTTCGTATTCCGACCGAACGCACCCATTCCGAGGCCATCGTGGTTGAAACCGAAAAGGTTGTCACCCCGGAGGCCGCCCGTGAAGTGCTGGCAAAGGCCAAGGGTGTCAAACTTGTCGATGATCCGGCAAACAACAAATACCCGATGCCGCTGACCGCGACCGAACAGTATGACGTCGAAGTTGGCCGCATTCGTACCAACCTGATCTTTGGTGATCATGGTCTGGAACTGTTTGTTGCCGGTGACCAGTTGCTTAAGGGTGCTGCGCTTAACGCGGTTCAGATCGCTGAGGCATCTATCGCCGACTGA